The following are encoded in a window of Pseudalgibacter alginicilyticus genomic DNA:
- a CDS encoding HpaII family restriction endonuclease yields the protein MITGNKGEWSEIYTLFKLLGDKQLFLGNKDIEKLEGIVYPILRVLRTENNGDFEYSIQDEIILISGGEEILKIAISEFKEKAKFLLEKIKSSKERTFSVPEIEEFMKSINCLSLKASSTAKTDITIVVHDQRTNQQPTLGFSIKSQLGSPSTLLNAGKTTNFIFKISNTKLSESDVEKVNSIDSRSKIMDRINSVLQSNGQFGFVKTERQIFSNNLILIDSKLPEILSQIVYEFYSSDKSSIVDLVDKTTLKNPLGFDISNEHKFYEYKIKRFLTDIALGMMPSKVWTGEYDATGGYLIVKENGDVLCYHIYNRNEFENYLFNNTKLDTASSNRHDFGTIYKENGELYFKLNLQIRFIK from the coding sequence ATGATTACAGGAAATAAAGGCGAATGGAGTGAAATTTACACGCTATTCAAATTACTTGGAGACAAACAATTATTTCTTGGAAATAAAGACATTGAAAAACTAGAAGGAATAGTTTATCCCATTTTACGAGTTTTAAGGACTGAAAATAATGGAGATTTTGAATATTCTATTCAAGATGAAATTATTCTTATTTCTGGCGGAGAAGAAATTTTAAAAATTGCAATTTCAGAATTTAAAGAAAAAGCAAAATTCTTACTTGAAAAAATTAAATCGAGTAAGGAAAGAACTTTTTCTGTTCCCGAGATTGAGGAATTTATGAAATCTATTAATTGTCTTTCTTTAAAAGCAAGTTCAACTGCGAAAACTGATATTACGATTGTTGTTCACGACCAAAGAACGAATCAACAACCAACTTTAGGGTTTAGTATCAAATCACAATTAGGAAGTCCTTCTACCCTACTGAACGCTGGAAAAACGACAAACTTTATTTTCAAAATTTCTAACACAAAATTAAGTGAATCGGATGTTGAAAAAGTAAATTCGATTGATTCAAGAAGTAAAATAATGGATAGAATTAATTCAGTTTTACAATCAAACGGACAATTTGGTTTTGTGAAAACTGAAAGGCAAATATTCTCGAACAATTTAATTCTTATTGACAGTAAACTGCCAGAAATTTTATCTCAAATTGTTTATGAATTTTATTCTAGTGACAAATCAAGCATTGTAGATTTAGTTGATAAAACAACTTTAAAAAATCCTTTAGGATTTGATATTTCTAACGAACATAAGTTTTACGAATACAAAATTAAACGATTTTTAACAGACATAGCTTTAGGAATGATGCCTTCAAAAGTTTGGACTGGGGAATATGATGCTACTGGTGGTTATTTGATTGTAAAGGAAAATGGAGATGTTTTGTGTTATCATATTTACAACAGAAATGAATTTGAAAATTACTTATTCAATAACACGAAATTAGATACAGCAAGTTCAAACAGACACGATTTTGGAACGATATACAAAGAAAACGGAGAACTATATTTTAAACTGAATTTACAAATCAGATTTATCAAATAA
- a CDS encoding DNA cytosine methyltransferase, giving the protein MLLKEKISIENFEDKKFKIRLIESKKDTEAAFTHYLHNHRNGVSQFYKPDAIEHVKTLFEYKFPEENISTLAAEEALQYLIFQQENIPFPAPKNPEFKFIDLFAGIGGFRLAFQNLKGKCVFTSEWDKYSKQTYRANFGEVPFGDITKKETKNYIPDGFDVLCAGFPCQAFSIAGKRGGFEDTRGTLFFDVAEIIKKKKPKAIFLENVKGLRSHDKGKTLATILNVLREDLGYFVPEPQIVNAKEFGVPQNRERIFIVGFRKDLGITEFEYPKPIKKKVTLENILETETVSVKYYLSETYVNTLRNHKARHESKGNGFGYEIIPNNGTANAVVCGGMGRERNLVYDFRLKDFTPVTNIRGEVNREGIRKMTPREWARLQGFPDNYKIVVSDAQAYKQFGNSVAVPAIQATAKKIIEKIKTL; this is encoded by the coding sequence GTGCTTCTAAAAGAAAAAATATCGATTGAAAATTTTGAAGATAAAAAATTCAAAATCAGACTTATAGAATCAAAAAAAGATACTGAAGCTGCTTTTACACACTATTTGCACAATCACAGAAATGGGGTTTCTCAATTCTATAAACCTGATGCAATAGAACACGTTAAAACCTTATTTGAATACAAGTTTCCTGAAGAAAATATATCAACTTTAGCTGCCGAAGAGGCTCTTCAATATTTAATATTTCAACAAGAAAACATTCCTTTTCCAGCACCTAAAAACCCTGAATTTAAGTTTATTGACTTATTTGCTGGAATTGGAGGATTTAGATTGGCATTTCAAAATCTAAAAGGTAAATGTGTTTTTACAAGCGAATGGGATAAATATTCAAAACAAACTTACAGAGCTAATTTTGGAGAAGTTCCTTTTGGAGATATTACAAAAAAAGAAACTAAAAATTACATTCCAGACGGATTTGATGTTTTGTGTGCTGGATTTCCTTGTCAAGCATTTTCAATTGCAGGAAAACGTGGAGGATTTGAAGACACAAGAGGGACATTGTTTTTTGATGTAGCTGAAATCATAAAAAAGAAGAAACCAAAAGCAATTTTTCTAGAAAATGTAAAAGGTTTAAGAAGCCACGACAAAGGAAAAACTTTAGCAACAATTTTAAATGTTTTACGAGAGGATTTGGGATATTTTGTTCCAGAACCACAAATAGTGAACGCCAAAGAATTTGGAGTTCCACAAAATAGGGAGCGAATTTTTATTGTTGGCTTTAGAAAAGATTTAGGAATTACAGAATTTGAATACCCGAAACCAATAAAGAAAAAAGTAACATTGGAAAATATTTTAGAAACCGAAACGGTTTCTGTAAAATATTATTTATCTGAAACTTATGTAAATACTTTACGAAACCATAAAGCTAGACACGAAAGTAAAGGAAATGGATTTGGTTATGAAATTATTCCTAACAACGGAACTGCAAACGCTGTTGTTTGTGGCGGAATGGGAAGAGAAAGAAATTTAGTTTATGATTTTAGATTAAAGGATTTCACACCAGTTACAAATATTCGAGGAGAAGTAAACCGAGAAGGAATTCGTAAAATGACACCTAGAGAATGGGCAAGGTTACAAGGGTTTCCAGACAATTATAAAATTGTAGTTTCTGATGCTCAAGCATATAAACAATTTGGAAATTCAGTTGCAGTTCCAGCAATTCAAGCAACTGCAAAAAAAATTATAGAAAAAATTAAAACTTTATGA
- a CDS encoding integrase core domain-containing protein yields the protein MLRKCHGRERVNGILKDEFYLDQTFDNVDHAKRATKNAINLYNQIRLHLSLDYKTPNMVYKLSA from the coding sequence TTGTTACGAAAATGCCATGGCAGAGAGCGTGTAAACGGCATATTAAAAGATGAATTTTATCTCGACCAGACCTTTGATAACGTGGATCACGCGAAAAGAGCTACAAAAAATGCAATTAATTTATACAACCAAATAAGATTACATTTATCTTTAGACTATAAAACACCGAATATGGTATATAAATTATCAGCTTAA
- a CDS encoding IS3 family transposase — protein MKAKEKSKGFTSLTTITRCFGLKRDAYYKYKSRADKRLIQEQQIIKIVSRKRKSLPREGVRKLIKSLDNEFYKANIKVGRDSLFSVLRKYNMLTLRKKTSARTTNSYHRFYKYNNLIKDRKITRPNQVWVSDITYIRTIKGFCYLALITDMYSRKIVGYDLSDSLELKGCVRALNKALYQTKSTKDLIHHSDRGIQYCSNVYTQVLKRNKIDISMTEENHCYENAMAESV, from the coding sequence ATTAAAGCTAAAGAGAAATCTAAGGGATTTACATCTTTAACAACTATAACGCGTTGTTTTGGTCTTAAACGTGATGCGTATTATAAATACAAATCTAGAGCTGATAAGCGGTTAATACAGGAACAACAAATTATAAAAATAGTCAGTAGAAAACGTAAATCCCTTCCTAGAGAAGGCGTTAGAAAACTCATTAAATCGTTAGACAATGAGTTTTACAAAGCCAATATTAAAGTCGGCAGAGACTCTTTATTTAGCGTACTTAGAAAGTATAATATGCTCACACTAAGAAAGAAAACCAGTGCCAGAACTACAAACTCTTATCATCGCTTTTATAAATACAATAACCTGATAAAAGATAGAAAAATTACAAGGCCAAATCAGGTGTGGGTAAGCGATATTACCTACATAAGAACCATTAAAGGATTTTGTTACTTAGCACTAATAACAGATATGTATTCTAGGAAAATTGTCGGTTATGATCTAAGTGATAGCCTGGAACTAAAAGGATGTGTTAGAGCTCTAAACAAAGCTCTGTACCAAACAAAGAGCACTAAAGATTTAATACATCATTCAGACAGAGGCATACAGTATTGCAGTAATGTATACACACAAGTTCTTAAAAGAAATAAGATAGATATTAGTATGACGGAAGAAAACCATTGTTACGAAAATGCCATGGCAGAGAGCGTGTAA
- a CDS encoding transposase has translation MYKNDKVIRRYSEPFKLKILAELTTGKHTKSELCKLYSIAPTTVNEWIKKYNRKDLMNTRVKVETKDEISRIKALQKEIEQLKKLLIKKDLDTLVLDSYLEVAAEDLGYKSVAELKKKLSIKP, from the coding sequence ATGTACAAAAATGACAAAGTAATCAGACGGTATTCAGAACCTTTCAAACTGAAAATTTTAGCCGAACTTACAACCGGTAAACATACAAAGAGCGAACTTTGTAAACTCTACTCCATTGCTCCTACAACGGTCAATGAGTGGATTAAAAAGTACAATCGTAAAGATCTAATGAACACCAGAGTAAAAGTGGAAACAAAAGACGAAATATCTAGAATTAAAGCACTTCAAAAAGAGATTGAACAGCTTAAAAAACTACTGATTAAAAAGGATTTAGATACTTTGGTTTTAGATTCATACCTTGAGGTAGCTGCCGAAGACTTAGGCTATAAATCTGTAGCTGAACTAAAAAAAAAGCTAAGTATAAAGCCTTAA
- a CDS encoding metallophosphoesterase — MTNLNRRKFIKRGILASIGLVLLDSLWFEKYVIDWNYFDISKSEKNKIKIIQISDLHFDQLRYFHKSIAKKINSIKPDLIFITGDSVDKTEKIDSLNEFLQLIDNSIKKYAITGNWEYWGKVDLTKLKNTYSKNNCELLINENRTISIKNREISIIGIDDLVGGNANFGKAVENLKQTETNIVLSHCPEHRDIITKQKGNLNIDLVLSGHTHGGQITFLGIIPFKPQGSGKYLKGWYKDSEPKMYISKGIGTSILPIRFGARAEMVEMEI; from the coding sequence ATGACGAACTTAAACAGAAGAAAATTTATAAAAAGAGGAATTTTAGCCTCAATTGGATTAGTTCTTTTAGACTCACTTTGGTTTGAGAAATATGTAATTGACTGGAATTACTTTGACATCTCAAAATCGGAAAAAAACAAAATAAAAATCATTCAAATTTCGGATTTGCATTTTGACCAATTAAGATATTTTCATAAATCTATTGCGAAAAAAATAAATTCAATTAAACCTGATTTAATATTTATAACTGGAGATTCTGTTGACAAAACTGAAAAAATAGATTCGCTGAATGAATTTTTGCAATTAATAGATAATTCTATCAAAAAGTATGCGATTACAGGAAATTGGGAGTATTGGGGGAAAGTCGATTTGACAAAACTTAAAAATACTTATTCAAAAAATAATTGCGAATTATTAATAAACGAGAACAGAACTATTTCAATTAAAAATCGTGAAATCTCAATAATCGGAATTGACGATTTAGTTGGTGGAAATGCTAATTTCGGAAAAGCAGTTGAGAATCTAAAACAAACCGAAACCAATATCGTTTTATCACATTGTCCAGAACACAGAGATATAATTACAAAACAAAAAGGGAATTTAAATATTGATTTAGTACTTTCTGGTCATACTCACGGAGGACAGATTACATTTTTAGGAATCATTCCTTTTAAACCTCAGGGAAGTGGAAAGTATTTAAAAGGTTGGTATAAAGACTCGGAACCGAAAATGTATATATCAAAAGGAATTGGAACAAGTATTTTACCAATCCGATTTGGAGCAAGAGCGGAAATGGTAGAAATGGAAATATAA
- a CDS encoding IS3 family transposase: MKAKEKSKGFTSLTTITRCFGLKRDAYYKYKSRADKRLIQEQQIIKIVSRKRKSLPREGVRKLIKSLDNEFYKANIKVGRDSLFSVLRKYNMLTLRKKTSARTTNSYHRFYKYNNLIKDRKITRPNQVWVSDITYIRTIKGFCYLALITDMYSRKIVGYDLSDSLELKGCVRALNKALYQTKSTKDLIHHSDRGIQYCSNVYTQVLKRNKIDISMTEENHCYENAMAERVNGILKDEFYLDQTFDNVDHAKRATKNAINLYNQIRLHLSLDYKTPNMVYKLSA; the protein is encoded by the coding sequence ATTAAAGCTAAAGAGAAATCTAAGGGATTTACATCTTTAACAACTATAACGCGTTGTTTTGGTCTTAAACGTGATGCGTATTATAAATACAAATCTAGAGCTGATAAGCGGTTAATACAGGAACAACAAATTATAAAAATAGTCAGTAGAAAACGTAAATCCCTTCCTAGAGAAGGCGTTAGAAAACTCATTAAATCGTTAGACAATGAGTTTTACAAAGCCAATATTAAAGTCGGCAGAGACTCTTTATTTAGCGTACTTAGAAAGTATAATATGCTCACACTAAGAAAGAAAACCAGTGCCAGAACTACAAACTCTTATCATCGCTTTTATAAATACAATAACCTGATAAAAGATAGAAAAATTACAAGGCCAAATCAGGTGTGGGTAAGCGATATTACCTACATAAGAACCATTAAAGGATTTTGTTACTTAGCACTAATAACAGATATGTATTCTAGGAAAATTGTCGGTTATGATCTAAGTGATAGCCTGGAACTAAAAGGATGTGTTAGAGCTCTAAACAAAGCTCTGTACCAAACAAAGAGCACTAAAGATTTAATACATCATTCAGACAGAGGCATACAGTATTGCAGTAATGTATACACACAAGTTCTTAAAAGAAATAAGATAGATATTAGTATGACGGAAGAAAACCATTGTTACGAAAATGCCATGGCAGAGCGTGTGAACGGCATATTAAAAGATGAATTTTACCTCGACCAAACCTTTGATAACGTGGATCACGCGAAAAGAGCTACAAAAAATGCAATTAATTTATACAACCAAATAAGATTACATTTATCTTTAGACTATAAAACACCGAATATGGTATATAAATTATCAGCTTAA
- a CDS encoding restriction endonuclease produces MEYDFSKLNDREFETLGASIIEKILTKRVETFKSGRDGGVDGRFWIGKEKEGIIQCKHYISTPYTTLISKLKSEELAKVKKLNPAKYIFITSKKLSRLNKQEIKKLFHPFIISEADIYGYEDLNSFLSEKDNQGIVERNYKLWITSTSVLDLIYNNAIKGRSESTIREIEEKAYKYAITENHRKGLKILEDNNVVIMTGEPGIGKTTLADNLALYYAAKGYEFCDIEENISEAESIFREREKKNILFYCDDFLGSNLYDAINNKRDSHIVKFINRVRKDDSKKFILTSRTTILNKAFSLSHRFQNGNIRENEFLLRVENLTNVDKAKILYNHIYHSNLNDVYLDKIYQDKRYKVIIRHRNFNPRIIEFVTDSGRVGHIPPEEYWKYIIKSLNNPEDIWADYFQNQTDDCVRALTFLTVYNNGKISEEELRRSYNTFLNIHNVNLGDQTDKSFEAVRKLATKSLLNRNQIDEDKFEYVLFNPSIADFVLGSYSDDSNLISNIIKSLENEISIDYLQALSGLGKKINSSNLKRIQENLFDFFFERKLNEEDWDFLILLSFLDFFNEKTNKRIERFLNALIEADSPNGNRLWELLIILTEFEPQIEFKDFDFLHDFIEDVSDEDSLRELFNFIDTYNIEDEHILFQAQTLIENYLGSIVDNNDLDVDYSKHINEYYYPEGYPEYDIDLNGIESEVQESLDYYLDGFNESVLERIDFDMTRFVSNLDVESMATRFFESYEPDYERDYDGGHYSGSSYEDDIDAIFERS; encoded by the coding sequence ATGGAATATGATTTTTCTAAACTTAATGACAGAGAATTTGAAACTTTAGGCGCTTCAATAATAGAAAAGATTTTAACTAAAAGAGTTGAAACATTTAAGTCTGGTAGAGATGGTGGAGTTGACGGTAGATTTTGGATTGGGAAAGAAAAAGAAGGTATTATTCAATGCAAACACTACATTTCAACACCATACACAACATTAATTTCTAAATTAAAATCTGAGGAATTAGCAAAAGTCAAAAAACTTAATCCAGCTAAATATATTTTTATTACTTCCAAAAAATTATCTCGTCTTAACAAGCAGGAAATAAAAAAATTATTTCATCCTTTTATAATAAGTGAAGCAGATATTTATGGATATGAGGATTTAAATTCTTTCTTATCAGAGAAGGATAATCAAGGTATCGTTGAAAGAAACTATAAATTATGGATTACTAGCACTTCTGTTTTAGACTTAATTTATAATAATGCTATAAAAGGTAGAAGCGAGAGTACCATTAGAGAAATTGAAGAAAAAGCTTATAAATATGCTATAACAGAAAATCACAGAAAAGGATTAAAAATTCTTGAAGACAACAATGTTGTTATAATGACTGGAGAACCAGGAATAGGTAAAACTACTCTTGCTGATAACCTAGCTCTTTATTACGCAGCGAAAGGATATGAGTTTTGTGATATAGAGGAAAATATTAGTGAAGCTGAAAGTATATTTAGAGAACGAGAAAAGAAGAATATTTTATTTTACTGTGACGATTTTTTAGGAAGCAATCTATACGATGCTATAAACAATAAAAGAGATTCGCATATTGTTAAATTTATCAATAGAGTTCGTAAGGATGATTCGAAAAAATTTATTCTTACGTCTCGTACGACTATTTTAAATAAGGCATTTAGTTTAAGTCATAGGTTTCAAAATGGTAACATTCGTGAAAATGAGTTTTTACTAAGAGTTGAAAACTTAACTAATGTTGATAAAGCCAAAATTTTATATAACCACATTTATCATTCAAATTTAAATGACGTATATCTAGATAAGATATATCAAGATAAGAGATATAAAGTGATTATTAGACATCGCAATTTCAACCCTCGTATAATAGAATTTGTTACTGATTCTGGAAGAGTTGGTCATATCCCACCTGAAGAATATTGGAAATACATTATCAAGAGTTTAAATAATCCTGAAGACATTTGGGCTGATTATTTTCAAAACCAAACGGATGATTGTGTTAGAGCTTTAACATTTTTGACTGTTTACAATAATGGTAAAATTTCAGAAGAAGAATTAAGACGTTCTTATAACACATTTTTAAATATTCATAACGTAAATCTTGGTGACCAAACTGATAAAAGTTTTGAAGCAGTGAGAAAATTAGCAACAAAATCACTGTTAAACAGAAATCAGATTGATGAAGATAAATTTGAATATGTTTTGTTTAATCCATCCATCGCTGATTTTGTTCTTGGGTCGTATTCGGATGACAGTAATTTAATATCTAACATTATAAAATCTTTGGAGAACGAAATCTCTATCGATTATTTACAAGCTTTATCAGGACTAGGCAAAAAAATAAATAGTTCAAATCTAAAAAGGATTCAAGAAAATTTATTCGATTTCTTCTTTGAGCGAAAATTAAATGAAGAAGATTGGGATTTTCTAATTTTACTTTCGTTTTTAGATTTTTTCAATGAAAAAACAAATAAAAGAATTGAACGCTTTCTAAATGCCTTAATAGAAGCCGATAGTCCTAATGGCAATAGATTATGGGAACTATTAATAATTCTAACAGAATTTGAACCCCAAATAGAATTTAAAGATTTTGATTTTTTACACGACTTCATAGAAGATGTTTCAGATGAGGACTCATTGAGAGAGCTTTTTAATTTTATCGATACCTATAACATAGAAGATGAGCATATTTTATTTCAGGCTCAAACTCTTATAGAAAATTACTTAGGTAGCATTGTTGACAATAATGATTTAGATGTGGACTATTCTAAGCACATAAATGAATATTACTATCCAGAAGGTTATCCTGAATATGATATTGATTTAAATGGTATTGAATCAGAAGTTCAAGAAAGTCTTGACTATTATTTAGATGGTTTCAATGAGTCTGTTTTAGAAAGAATTGATTTCGATATGACGAGATTTGTATCAAATCTGGATGTAGAAAGTATGGCGACACGATTTTTTGAAAGTTATGAACCAGACTATGAACGTGATTATGATGGAGGACATTATTCAGGTTCGTCCTACGAGGATGATATAGATGCGATTTTTGAGCGTTCTTGA
- a CDS encoding DUF6882 domain-containing protein: protein MKYKKYAENSCQNLTEFQDNFRNKYDTDNYENWFYNQSSETLRLYSENKEIYFKYIPIGTFSQNKNTWMWSWANESSVEPRKFQTLKVKEFGEKKKYENLTKEHFEGDNFTGWELTSIAFEIIGGIGTYRVISDNLEKYFLLTEEITKEEVEKIESELIDCGVHGKLRKAFVCQHLNSKQKTGFEEAFETYRGMELDEDDDFQAWCSECEKERLKTDGWDDESMEFAKINLVCEKCYFEIKEINE, encoded by the coding sequence TTGAAATACAAAAAATATGCTGAAAATTCTTGTCAAAATCTGACTGAATTTCAAGATAATTTCAGAAATAAATATGACACAGATAATTATGAAAATTGGTTTTATAATCAATCGAGTGAAACATTAAGACTTTATTCTGAAAACAAAGAAATTTATTTCAAATACATCCCAATTGGAACATTTTCGCAAAATAAAAATACTTGGATGTGGTCTTGGGCAAATGAAAGTTCTGTTGAACCGAGAAAATTTCAGACTTTAAAAGTCAAAGAATTCGGAGAAAAGAAGAAATACGAAAATTTAACGAAAGAGCATTTTGAAGGAGACAATTTCACAGGTTGGGAATTAACTTCTATCGCATTTGAAATAATTGGAGGAATTGGAACTTATCGAGTTATTTCAGACAATTTAGAAAAGTATTTTTTATTAACAGAGGAAATAACAAAAGAAGAAGTTGAAAAAATAGAAAGTGAATTAATTGACTGTGGAGTTCACGGAAAATTAAGAAAAGCATTTGTTTGTCAACATTTGAATTCTAAACAAAAAACTGGATTTGAGGAAGCTTTTGAAACTTATCGTGGAATGGAATTGGACGAAGATGATGATTTCCAAGCTTGGTGTTCAGAATGCGAAAAAGAGAGACTTAAAACAGATGGTTGGGATGACGAATCTATGGAGTTTGCTAAAATAAATTTAGTTTGTGAAAAATGCTATTTTGAAATTAAGGAAATAAACGAATGA
- a CDS encoding tyrosine-type recombinase/integrase codes for MTTTITLEPLFHNKKYFIAIKFKYNDAVKQYVLAYQNVKWSKTNKTFYTIYYKDHIHELFTYFRKAGYFVNYNAFKSFQEPSIIKNTKNVNIIHKLPILTAEQLQKTTHFKKWLEQKRFSKNTVNTYTEVTCLFLRYMNLKSITEITARAIEQFNYDFIFKAQKSVSYQNQCISGIKHYINFIGILVDDLDIKRPDKDKKLPNVLNKTEVKLLLDTTKNIKHKLLLSLVYSAGLRIGEALSLTPSNIDFERGLIYLKSGKGRKDRYTLLSKALIPLTQTYMSHYNPKKYLFEGRNGKPYTQVSARQVLQKSLISAGIKKYATLHTLRHSFATHLLESGTDIRYIQQLLGHHSPKTTMIYTHVSTANLKDIKNPFDHL; via the coding sequence ATGACTACAACCATCACTTTAGAACCCTTGTTTCATAATAAAAAATACTTTATAGCTATAAAGTTTAAATACAATGATGCAGTAAAGCAATATGTATTAGCCTATCAAAATGTAAAATGGAGCAAAACCAATAAAACCTTTTACACAATATATTATAAAGATCACATACATGAGTTATTTACCTATTTTAGGAAAGCTGGGTACTTTGTAAATTATAATGCCTTTAAATCATTTCAAGAACCTTCTATAATTAAAAATACAAAAAATGTAAATATTATTCATAAATTACCTATTCTAACAGCTGAACAATTACAAAAAACAACACATTTTAAAAAATGGTTAGAACAAAAGCGATTTAGTAAAAATACGGTAAATACATATACGGAAGTTACTTGTCTGTTTTTACGATATATGAATTTAAAAAGTATAACCGAAATTACAGCTAGAGCAATAGAACAATTTAATTATGATTTTATTTTTAAAGCCCAAAAGTCGGTTTCCTATCAAAATCAATGCATAAGCGGCATCAAACATTATATAAATTTTATTGGGATTTTGGTGGATGATTTAGATATAAAACGCCCAGATAAGGATAAAAAACTACCTAATGTTTTAAATAAAACTGAAGTAAAATTATTGCTTGATACTACCAAAAATATAAAACATAAATTGCTTTTAAGTTTAGTGTATTCGGCAGGTTTACGAATTGGCGAAGCCTTAAGCTTAACACCCAGCAATATAGATTTTGAGCGAGGACTCATTTATCTAAAATCTGGAAAAGGTAGAAAGGACCGTTACACTTTATTATCAAAAGCGCTAATTCCATTAACACAAACTTATATGAGCCATTACAATCCAAAAAAATATTTATTTGAAGGTCGAAATGGCAAACCTTACACCCAAGTAAGTGCTAGGCAAGTATTACAAAAATCACTAATAAGTGCTGGAATAAAAAAATATGCTACCCTACATACCTTACGGCACAGTTTTGCAACTCATTTATTAGAGAGCGGTACCGATATCCGGTACATACAACAACTTTTAGGACACCATAGCCCAAAAACAACTATGATTTATACCCATGTATCCACCGCTAATTTAAAAGATATTAAAAATCCTTTTGATCATTTGTAA
- the trmD gene encoding tRNA (guanosine(37)-N1)-methyltransferase TrmD, with the protein MRIDIITVLPELLKSPFEASILKRAIDANLVEVHFHNLRDYTSDNYKSIDDTQFGGGAGMVMMIEPIDKCLSTLKSERHYDEIIYMTPDGETLKQGIANQLSLKENIIILCGHYKGVDQRVRDYFITREISIGDYVLSGGELGAAVLCDAIIRLIPGVLGNETSALTDSFQDGLLAPPIYTKPRDYKGWKVPELLFGGNLPKIEKWREEQAYLRTKERRPDLLED; encoded by the coding sequence ATGCGCATAGACATTATTACCGTTTTACCAGAATTACTTAAAAGTCCGTTTGAAGCCTCCATTTTAAAACGCGCTATTGATGCCAATTTGGTAGAAGTCCATTTTCATAATCTACGTGATTATACCTCTGATAATTACAAATCTATTGATGACACCCAATTTGGTGGTGGTGCAGGTATGGTCATGATGATTGAGCCAATTGACAAATGCCTATCAACCTTAAAATCTGAACGTCATTACGACGAAATAATTTACATGACACCCGATGGCGAAACTTTAAAACAAGGTATTGCCAACCAATTATCCTTAAAGGAAAATATTATTATATTATGCGGACACTATAAAGGGGTAGACCAACGTGTACGCGATTATTTTATAACTCGTGAAATATCCATTGGTGATTATGTACTTTCTGGTGGCGAATTAGGTGCTGCCGTACTCTGCGATGCTATTATTAGATTAATACCTGGTGTGTTAGGAAATGAAACTTCTGCCCTGACCGATTCTTTTCAAGATGGTTTATTGGCCCCACCAATTTACACCAAACCTAGAGATTATAAAGGCTGGAAAGTACCTGAATTATTATTTGGTGGCAACTTACCTAAAATTGAAAAATGGCGCGAAGAACAGGCTTATTTAAGAACCAAAGAACGTCGCCCAGATTTATTGGAAGATTAA